A stretch of the Cydia strobilella chromosome 23, ilCydStro3.1, whole genome shotgun sequence genome encodes the following:
- the LOC134751891 gene encoding prostamide/prostaglandin F synthase-like isoform X2, with the protein MHSFFQRCTLFFTNNTVHVYPYINKMSLDIAAIGAQKVKGIPSGESVEMKSFWQDQNTVIIFFRRWGCVFCRLWAKELAEIAPVLKKHDIKLVGVGVEEVGSKEFVDGNFFDGDLYYVEDMSTYRNLGFKRFNTISILTSLFWKQSRDAISKGKSMDLGGDLKGDWVQTGGALLVKKGGEVVKHFVQTGPAEHYPNKDILQAFGLEHEYNPETMANKKPDANACPTEAKS; encoded by the exons ATGCATTCGTTTTTTCAGcgttgcacattattttttactaataataCTGTACACGTTTATCCTTACATTAACAAAATGTCTCTAGACATCGCAGCAATTGGTGCTCAGAAAGTTAAAGGAATTCCAAGCGGGGAA TCCGTGGAGATGAAGAGTTTCTGGCAGGACCAGAACACGGTGATCATCTTCTTCAGACGCTGGGGCTGCGTGTTCTGCCGGCTCTGGGCAAAAGAA CTGGCTGAAATAGCCCCAGTTCTGAAGAAGCATGACATCAAGCTGGTTGGAGTGGGGGTGGAAGAGGTGGGATCCAAGGAGTTCGTCGATGGAAACTTCTTTGATGGAG ACCTGTACTACGTGGAAGACATGTCGACCTACCGGAACCTGGGCTTCAAGCGGTTCAACACCATCAGCATCTTAACCTCGCTGTTTTGGAAGCAGTCGAGAGATGCCATCTCTAAGGGGAAGAGCATGG ATCTTGGCGGGGATCTGAAGGGGGATTGGGTGCAAACTGGAGGGGCATTGTTGGTCAAAAAGGGGGGAGAGGTGGTGAAGCATTTCGTTCAGACGGGGCCGGCGGAACATTATCCGAATAAGGATATTTTGCAG gcGTTTGGTTTGGAGCACGAGTACAACCCAGAGACCATGGCAAACAAGAAACCAGATGCGAATGCTTGCCCG ACAGAGGCGAAATCCTAA
- the LOC134751891 gene encoding prostamide/prostaglandin F synthase-like isoform X1 encodes MHSFFQRCTLFFTNNTVHVYPYINKMSLDIAAIGAQKVKGIPSGESVEMKSFWQDQNTVIIFFRRWGCVFCRLWAKELAEIAPVLKKHDIKLVGVGVEEVGSKEFVDGNFFDGDLYYVEDMSTYRNLGFKRFNTISILTSLFWKQSRDAISKGKSMDLGGDLKGDWVQTGGALLVKKGGEVVKHFVQTGPAEHYPNKDILQAFGLEHEYNPETMANKKPDANACPRRNPNFWQKLHSIWAERRCKRRINLTQ; translated from the exons ATGCATTCGTTTTTTCAGcgttgcacattattttttactaataataCTGTACACGTTTATCCTTACATTAACAAAATGTCTCTAGACATCGCAGCAATTGGTGCTCAGAAAGTTAAAGGAATTCCAAGCGGGGAA TCCGTGGAGATGAAGAGTTTCTGGCAGGACCAGAACACGGTGATCATCTTCTTCAGACGCTGGGGCTGCGTGTTCTGCCGGCTCTGGGCAAAAGAA CTGGCTGAAATAGCCCCAGTTCTGAAGAAGCATGACATCAAGCTGGTTGGAGTGGGGGTGGAAGAGGTGGGATCCAAGGAGTTCGTCGATGGAAACTTCTTTGATGGAG ACCTGTACTACGTGGAAGACATGTCGACCTACCGGAACCTGGGCTTCAAGCGGTTCAACACCATCAGCATCTTAACCTCGCTGTTTTGGAAGCAGTCGAGAGATGCCATCTCTAAGGGGAAGAGCATGG ATCTTGGCGGGGATCTGAAGGGGGATTGGGTGCAAACTGGAGGGGCATTGTTGGTCAAAAAGGGGGGAGAGGTGGTGAAGCATTTCGTTCAGACGGGGCCGGCGGAACATTATCCGAATAAGGATATTTTGCAG gcGTTTGGTTTGGAGCACGAGTACAACCCAGAGACCATGGCAAACAAGAAACCAGATGCGAATGCTTGCCCG AGGCGAAATCCTAACTTCTGGCAGAAGCTGCACTCTATATGGGCGGAGCGTCGTTGCAAGCGAAGGATTAATTTAACACAATAG
- the LOC134751855 gene encoding uncharacterized protein LOC134751855, translated as MKIIFLLSILTSSIIAKTSKCHSCFMGVCYQRTKIFGGTEATSTGENTYQITGQLAVDRNKENNILYFHYVKNNVDHTGAYDLNNDIAYAIANISFSFARAVASNGDLYMSGPKGIYKYIAGSNTTVLHGLKDSTIWHMQYKDKLYYNIHSEPGLNVLEKKGSPISSLKSYMIEDFVIDKYGDIYFLANTTIYRLKHDSKEVEDLVDQIYLLTTDRNGNVYFAHTATSGIYKIDYSIDRIVSVGAFGGNGGTPLKFVFDNLNNVVYLDEDQALYFLRPTYRGCKVSSNLTGKRRMLSVYATDVWVAS; from the coding sequence ATGAAGATCATCTTCCTCCTTTCAATACTTACATCTTCCATCATCGCGAAAACCTCAAAATGCCACAGCTGTTTTATGGGAGTGTGTTACCAAAGGACGAAAATCTTCGGCGGCACAGAAGCGACATCTACAGGCGAAAATACTTACCAAATAACTGGACAACTTGCTGTGGATAGAAATAAGGAAAACAACATCCTATATTTTcactatgttaaaaataatgtagaCCACACAGGAGCATATGACCTGAACAATGATATAGCATATGCGATTGCTAATATTTCTTTTTCATTTGCCCGCGCCGTGGCCTCAAATGGAGATCTGTATATGTCTGGGCCTAAAGGTATTTACAAATATATTGCAGGTTCAAATACAACAGTCTTACATGGACTTAAAGATTCTACAATTTGGCATATGCAATATAAAGATAAGTTATACTACAATATTCATTCAGAACCTGGCTTGAATGTTTTAGAGAAAAAAGGATCACCGATTTCTAGTTTAAAGTCTTATATGATAGAAGATTTTGTGATAGATAAATATGGCGATATATATTTCTTGGCGAACACGACTATATATCGTTTGAAGCATGATTCTAAAGAAGTTGAGGATTTAGTTGATCAAATATATCTTTTAACAACAGATAGGAATGGAAATGTTTATTTCGCGCACACTGCGACTTCGGGTATTTATAAAATAGATTATTCTATAGATAGAATAGTAAGTGTAGGAGCGTTTGGTGGTAATGGTGGAACACCTTTGAAATTCGTATTcgataatttaaataatgttgtaTATCTTGACGAAGACCAGGCGTTGTATTTTCTAAGGCCGACGTATAGAGGATGTAAAGTATCTTCGAATTTGACGGGTAAAAGAAGAATGCTTAGTGTTTACGCTACTGATGTGTGGGTAGCCTCGTAG